The proteins below come from a single Aspergillus oryzae RIB40 DNA, chromosome 5 genomic window:
- a CDS encoding RIX1/PELP1 family protein (predicted protein) translates to MASMSMSLHAVNHRLTNIPVKQLPPIASCLATSLSNCGELLSAPQNQKSKSESDNAVQVHKLMTRLASLLQDRSPEGRWTAVVLVKAVVEAGQWEILRGCEPLVRGLIAILAKPDPNSTKKMSIITLTRIFHLTYQYPTLVREITTPSLPSFVTSALNLISVKPSSEPTRKLKPHSPFLETVLNALGELIARHPTIFRPFSAQIHSILQAIIGSTSPTFPQTALDSAERLFISLHHCAPKNTSGEEWKNACQMTIASIHGAADYVFRAVVEQWESVDPALRQASRPQDYSREVGDGGLDTLGLAGWQGLDSGVNRLVVLLQMLSTCLTTATASMVAIPIGPILDLTSRLTAVVVPSDGRDIQANPQISRTEREHLFAELPRIHVGCMELLQNLVKTLETGAIPVTQTILEQTLWVYRAENFSREIRISAYHLVQTLLTRMGPSLTKQSLASLADLIRASCHDLLPPTHDQSTSARASSDAKDKAKSNHATANADSFLNPRLKQSRQSDIPSFSSLTKAASELLAGVLTHAPTEYLSPSLRAEIDRTIILTSDKHTMLASVLNPVPAAKGRGVSASIMPFLARSFPAEIEVEALIRPRMPVLMNAPGIGGYTDIEEEEEEEVPARVSGTASESTGFLQPSSTPILHHDMMDTDVSHKAAPTLTKRSLAEDNKPQPPALGSTGKVDSSFQSKRPRVEGDVTAVASQPSLDRASPATFTGTAAVSVPSSSATVTSVPPPRVASVNTSSTTTVGGPLSGSAVAQTNPADAGEDDSDDDLPALNIDPDTEDENEDEDETMEG, encoded by the exons ATGGCTTCCATGTCAATGTCCTTACATGCTGTCAATCATCGTCTGACCAACATACCCGTCAAACAATTGCCTCCCATTGCATCATGTCTTGCGACTTCGTTGAGCAATTGCGGGGAGCTACTTTCTGCGCCGCAGAATCAAAAGTCCAAATCTGAGTCGGACAATGCCGTTCAAGTTCACAAACTTATGACTCGCCTAGCGAGCTTGCTGCAGGATAGATCTCCGGAAGGTCGATGGACTGCGGTCGTCCTTGTAAAAGCCGTCGTGGAAGCCGGTCAATGGGAAATCCTAAGAGGATGCGAACCACTCGTTCGCGGTCTCATTGCGATCCTCGCG AAACCCGATCCAAATTCCACCAAGAAAATGTCCATCATCACTTTAACACGCATCTTCCACCTTACCTATCAGTATCCCACCCTCGTGCGCGAGATAACAACCCCGTCTTTACCAAGCTTTGTTACATCGGCTTTGAATCTTATTTCGGTCAAGCCTTCGTCGGAACCGACCAGGAAGTTGAAGCCTCACAGTCCATTCTTAGAAACCGTTCTCAATGCACTCGGAGAGCTGATCGCACGGCATCCAACCATTTTCCGTCCTTTCTCGGCGCAAATACATAGTATCCTTCAAGCAATAATTGGCTCGACGTCGCCTACATTCCCTCAGACTGCGCTGGACTCTGCCGAACGACTGTTTATCTCTTTGCACCATTGCGCTCCGAAGAACACATctggggaggaatggaagaacgCTTGCCAAATGACAATAGCTTCTATTCATGGGGCTGCGGATTACGTATTCCGAGCGGTAGTAGAACAGTGGGAATCCGTGGATCCAGCTCTTCGACAAGCCTCGAGACCGCAAGATTATAGCAGAGAAGTTGGCGATGGGGGTCTAGACACTTTGGGGCTCGCCGGTTGGCAGGGTCTTGACTCGGGTGTGAACAGACTTGTCGTACTCCTTCAGATGCTCTCTACCTGCCTTACCACCGCGACGGCTTCTATGGTCGCCATTCCGATAGGGCCCATATTGGATCTTACATCGCGATTGACTGCCGTGGTCGTTCCCTCCGATGGACGAGATATCCAAGCCAACCCCCAGATTAGCCGTACGGAAAGGGAGCACCTGTTCGCTGAACTCCCTCGTATTCACGTTGGCTGCATGGAGCTCCTCCAAAACCTTGTAAAGACTCTCGAGACCGGCGCCATCCCTGTGACACAGACGATCTTAGAGCAGACTCTCTGGGTTTACCGTGCGGAAAATTTCAGCCGAGAAATTCGCATTTCCGCATATCACCTCGTTCAGACCCTGCTCACCCGCATGGGTCCGTCGTTGACAAAACAAAGCCTTGCTTCTCTGGCTGATCTGATCCGAGCTTCATGCCATGATCTTTTGCCTCCCACGCACGACCAGAGTACCTCAGCGAGAGCATCTTCTGACGCGAAAGACAAAGCCAAGTCCAATCATGCTACAGCTAATGCTGATTCCTTCCTAAACCCGAGGTTGAAGCAAAGCCGCCAGTCTGATATACCGTCTTTCTCTAGCCTTACAAAAGCCGCATCGGAGCTACTAGCTGGAGTGCTTACACATGCTCCGACCGAATACTTGTCTCCTTCGCTCCGAGCTGAAATTGATCGGACGATTATCTTAACATCTGATAAGCACACTATGCTTGCCAGTGTTCTTAATCCTGTGCCTGCTGCAAAGGGTCGTGGAGTAAGCGCCAGTATCATGCCATTCTTAGCCCGGAGCTTCCCTGCGGAGATAGAGGTGGAGGCTCTTATCAGACCTAGGATGCCCGTTCTGATGAATGCTCCCGGTATTGGTGGTTATACCGATatagaggaggaagaggaagaagaagtgccTGCGCGTGTTTCTGGGACAGCATCTGAAAGCACTGGGTTTCTCCAGCCGTCATCCACCCCTATCCTACACCACGATATGATGGACACGGATGTCTCCCATAAGGCCGCCCCAACCTTAACCAAACGCAGTCTCGCGGAGGACAACAAACCTCAGCCTCCGGCACTCGGTTCGACAGGGAAAGTAGACTCTAGTTTCCAGAGTAAACGACCCCGTGTTGAAGGCGATGTCACTGCTGTTGCCAGTCAGCCATCATTGGATAGAGCATCCCCCGCGACTTTTACCGGCACCGCTGCTGTCTCTGTTCCTTCGTCCTCGGCCACCGTTACATCAGTTCCACCCCCTCGGGTTGCTAGTGTCAATACGTCATCTACAACGACCGTCGGCGGTCCACTATCAGGCTCAGCCGTCGCACAGACCAACCCGGCAGATGCTGGGGAGGatgacagcgatgatgaCCTGCCAGCATTGAACATTGACCCGGACACggaagacgagaacgaggacgaggatgagacCATGGAGGGCTAA
- a CDS encoding CDP-diacylglycerol--glycerol-3-phosphate 3-phosphatidyltransferase (phosphatidylglycerolphosphate synthase), whose protein sequence is MFGRVGGQTFRCVVRRPIGRRRLCERKFSAYTTSTSPSANASSTASPLGSITSELDRIAPCFEVPASRITILDSPASFYSTLKSKIRKARKRVYLSTLYIGKSEHELIETVNQALHDNPDLKVSILTDALRGTRETPNPSCASLLASLVAEHGSDRVEIRMFHTPNLTGLRKKWIPKRINEGWGLQHMKLYGIDDEIILSGANLSNDYFTNRVDRYHVFKSKELADYYGRIHHAVCSLSFQILPDPHNTAGYLMDWPTSNGTVSPLEDPENFTSYASTVLGPLIQPTQTKPALEQKSSDGTYVYPVAQFTPLLKPDASTEFPAVTTILRMLSTSSAFSGARWLFTAGYFNIHPVLSSLLIASTSTSHTESTTRGTVLTASPWANGFYGSPGISGMLPAAYTHLSARFLDRVAEAQRTNSIQLKEWRRGTVGEPGGWTYHAKGLWITLPREEHPSLTFVGSSNYTKRSYSLDLEAGALVVTGDQDLKRKLGAESEWLQKESQAISRDDLRRTERRVSWNVRLAMWIVEKVGGAL, encoded by the exons ATGTTCGGTCGTGTCGGGGGTCAGACTTTCCGGTGTGTCGTGCGCAGGCCGATCGGGCGGAGGAGACTTTGTGAGCGCAAATTCTCGGCCTATACAACGAGCACCAGTCCCAGCGCGAATGCGTCCTCTACAGCTTCACCTTTAGGAAGTATCACTTCGGAACTTGATCGGATTGCTCCCTGCTTTGAGGTTCCGGCTTCACGGATCACAATCTTGGACTCTCCTGCTAGCTTCTATAGCACCCTCAAG AGCAAGATACGAAAAGCCCGGAAGCGCGTCTACCTCTCTACGTTGTATATCGGAAAATCAGAGCACGAGCTCATTGAGACTGTGAACCAGGCGCTACATGACAATCCCGATCTCAAGGTATCCATTCTGACGGACGCCTTACGAGGAACTCGCGAGACGCCGAATCCCTCATGCGCTTCGCTTCTGGCCTCGCTGGTCGCTGAACATGGCTCGGATAGGGTGGAAATCCGCATGTTCCATACCCCAAATCTCACgggattgagaaagaaatggatccCCAAGAGGATCAACGAGGGTTGGGGGCTTCAGCACATGAAGCTGTATGGCATTGACGACGAGATTATACTCTCCGG AGCGAACCTTTCGAATGATTATTTCACGAATCGTGTGGATCGATATCATGTTTTTAAGTCTAAAGAACTGGCCGATTATTATGGCCGTATCCACCACGCAGTATGCAGTCTGAGCTTCCAAATTCTACCGGATCCGCACAACACTGCTGGGTATCTTATGGACTGGCCAACATCCAACGGCACGGTATCTCCGTTGGAAGACCCCGAGAACTTCACCTCCTACGCCTCTACAGTCTTGGGCCCTCTTATTCAACCGACTCAAACAAAACCCGCACTTGAACAGAAATCCTCGGACGGAACATATGTCTATCCCGTTGCACAATTCACCCCACTACTAAAACCCGATGCCTCTACGGAGTTCCCCGCAGTTACCACAATTCTTCGTATGCTATCAACATCCTCCGCATTCTCCGGTGCCCGCTGGTTGTTCACCGCCGGCTATTTCAACATCCACCCtgtcctctcttctctgctgATCGCAAGCACATCAACTTCTCATACCGAATCCACGACACGTGGTACCGTGCTCACAGCTTCTCCCTGGGCCAATGGCTTCTACGGTTCCCCCGGTATTTCCGGCATGCTTCCCGCCGCTTACACCCATCTCTCTGCACGCTTCCTTGACCGTGTAGCTGAGGCACAGAGAACGAATTCCATCCAGCTGAAAGAATGGCGACGCGGAACAGTCGGGGAACCAGGTGGCTGGACTTACCATGCTAAGGGTCTATGGATCACGCTACCCAGGGAAGAACATCCCAGTCTCACATTCGTGGGGAGCAGCAACTATACCAAGCGTAGCTATAGCCTTGATCTAGAGGCTGGCGCGCTAGTCGTTACCGGCGATCAGGATTTGAAGCGGAAGCTTGGTGCAGAGAGCGAATGGTTACAGAAGGAGTCTCAAGCGATATCGAGAGATGACTTGAGAAGAACCGAGCGCCGTGTTAGTTGGAACGTGCGTTTGGCGATGTGGATCGTCGAGAAGGTCGGCGGTGCCTTGTAA
- a CDS encoding glycoside hydrolase family 12 protein (predicted protein), translating into MALPLLVNAGLLALPIAGSIGTLLGIDAHRQATGQRPLFTSEIGNDGSISRNGVTNTRYCDLFNPISPKSEGQLYTCKFEGCRQYIGHMLTWGHSEPQPVGRDRQNRRRIMYEPPEFSVTWKFDQETKDQTVHAFPNVQVDNILPASLADIHHLNLDMHWTYGIGNKTVNKTDDAELKDVNTNVALDMFFDDDIKTAKNVSLAKYEMMIWFAGYGEAKPFGYEDGIVKTKDLNGTTFQLYTGQNDLKQEVLTWYAANTTEKFDGDILPLITDLYTLDKGVKLSNTDYLGVLSLGTEAFSSHSNVTFWMPRLSIDIQGPTARTTTAKA; encoded by the exons ATGGCTCTTCCGTTGCTCGTCAATGCTGGCCTGCTGGCCCTCCCAATTGCGGGCTCTATTGGAACTCTTCTGGGCATTGACGCCCACCGTCAAGCAACAGGACAGCGACCTCTATTCACCAGTGAAATTGGTAATGATGGAAGTATCTCTCGCAATGGTGTTACCAACACACGATACTGTGATTTGTTTAATCCCATTTCACCGAAGTCAGAGGGTCAACTTTACACATGTAAGTTCGAGGGCTGCCGGCAGTATATCGGGCATATGTTGACTTGGGGGCATAGTGAACCCCAACCAGTGGGGCGTGACAGACAAAACAGAAGGAGGATTATGTATGAAC CACCAGAGTTTTCTGTGACATGGAAATTCGATCAGGAAACCAAGGACCAGACAGTGCATGCATTCCCTAACGTCCAGGTCGACAATATTCTTCCTGCTTCACTTGCGGACATCCACCATCTGAACCTCGACATGCATTGGACATATGGAATAGGCAACAAAACTGTGAACAAAACGGATGACGCAGAGCTCAAGGACGTCAATACCAACGTCGCTCTTGATATGTTCTTTGACGACGACATCAAGACCGCGAAGAACGTTTCCCTGGCGAAGTACGAAATGATGATCTGGTTTGCGGGTTATGGTGAGGCCAAACCATTTGGGTATGAAGATGGGATTGTAAAAACTAAAGACCTAAATGGCACGACATT CCAACTTTATACTGGTCAGAACGATCTTAAACAGGAGGTCCTGACGTGGTACGCAGCAAATACGACGGAGAAGTTCGACGGTGATATTCTCCCTCTCATCACTGACCTGTATACCCTCGACAAAGGTGTCAAGTTATCCAACACTGACTATCTGGGAGTTCTGAGTTTGGGTACGGAAGCGTTCTCATCGCACTCTAACGTTACATTCTGGATGCCAAGATTATCCATTGATATTCAGGGCCCTACGGCGCGCACCACTACGGCGAAGGCTTGA
- a CDS encoding glycosyltransferase family 2 protein (glycosyltransferases, probably involved in cell wall biogenesis) codes for MVDQHEGQQDQEKIAALNIYETEHNTNSFECQEEYAKGMIPIRPKHLSFESSDTAKDSSPSLCKEAQVDESPSSPTGSSNIAVLHNRDDVDISTGWRRWVFTLAPLFTIINTAVYFFYLGLRIYCIVMAQRSVDIYYGGAWIFVAVEMAVAIPSMIHNLWTVMAWKKRSRPKLRLTGDKVPTVDVFVTCCGEDDVVILDTVRGACDQDYPQDKFRVIVLDDAKSASLAAAVKELATMYPNIFYMAREKIPGKPHHFKAGNLNYGLEQVQYLPGGANELMAALDADMIPEREWLRAVLPHLLVDAKVALACPPQLFYNTPASDPLGQSLDFFVHIIEPIKDALGVAWCTGSGYIVRREALADIGNFPLGTLTEDVATSTLMLGKGWKTVYIHEPLQFGSVPEDYGGHLKQRTRWAIGTVDTAAKLNFCLWGKNIQHLTFAQRFSGFIYAILNLFTLLLTASLFTIPIILLWGKPLVAYANDDQLHWLIWACFASTIINRLCEATLFSPAGYHTGQRNSRFQLWMAPYIAVCMVRSFILPKWLGGQTQAFKPTGSLASALNERDPKLTKNMFVRLRVMLLNYMVFFHLAFVYVTLIAVIVSSYRCFAIENGARDVIVCLITHAFWPPFAFFFICSSMWTPIAYAINPPIMPDREDLLVRDQKTGVAHPTEESKRIAFGGQAVWFEFEYSAATIATVLVFAYSFFF; via the exons ATGGTTGACCAGCACGAGGGTCAGCAAGATCAAGAGAAAATAGCTGCCTTGAACATCTATGAAACAGAACACAACACCAACAGCTTCGAATGCCAGGAAGAATATGCCAAAGGCATGATACCAATCCGCCCAAAGCATCTGTCTTTCGAGAGTTCTGATACTGCAAAAGACTCTTCACCATCCTTG TGTAAAGAAGCCCAAGTTGACGAGAGCCCTTCTAGTCCCACTGGCTCTTCGAACATAGCTGTTCTTCATAATCGagatgatgtcgatatcTCGACCGGGTGGAGGCGATGGGTCTTCACCCTCGCTCCGCTCtttaccatcatcaacacgGCCGTGtacttcttttatcttgGTCTGCGTATCTACTGTATCGTTATGGCACAAAGGTCGGTTGACATCTACTATGGCGGAGCCTGGATCTTTGTTGCCGTTGAGATGGCCGTGGCTATACCCTCTATGATCCATAACCTTTGGACCGTGATggcatggaagaaaagaagcagaccTAAGCTTAGGTTGACTGGAGATAAAGTCCCCACTGTGGATGTCTTCGTCACCTgttgcggagaagacgatGTTGTTATTCTTGATACCGTCCGTGGTGCGTGTGATCAAGACTATCCACAGGATAAATTCAGGGTTATCGTGCTGGACGACGCGAAATCTGCAAGCCTGGCAGCTGCTGTGAAGGAGCTTGCTACAATGTatcccaacatcttctacATGGCACGAGAAAAGATTCCTGGCAAGCCACACCACTTCAAGGCCGGCAACCTCAACTATGGCCTCGAGCAAGTGCAATATCTGCCTGGAGGAGCAAATGAGTTGATGGCCGCGCTAGACGCTGATATG ATCCCTGAGCGAGAATGGTTGCGTGCTGtccttccccatcttcttgTGGATGCCAAGGTAGCCCTCGCGTGTCCTCCTCAGCTCTTCTACAACACACCGGCCTCCGATCCCCTCGGGCAGAGTCTGGACTTCTTTGTACACATCATTGAGCCGATTAAAGATGCCCTTGGTGTGGCCTGGTGTACCGGATCCGGCTATATCGTTCGCCGGGAAGCTCTTGCAGATATCGGAAACTTCCCTCTGGGGACCCTCACTGAAGATGTCGCAACGTCAACTCTTATGCTCGGCAAAGGCTGGAAAACAGTATACATCCACGAACCGCTTCAGTTTGGGTCAGTACCCGAAGACTACGGTGGACATCTCAAGCAACGTACCCGATGGGCAATTGGGACCGTGGACACAGCTGCCAAGCTGAACTTCTGCCTCTGGGGTAAGAATATCCAGCATCTGACCTTCGCTCAACGCTTCTCCGGATTCATCTACGCAATCCTCAACTTGTTTACTCTCCTTCTCACTGCGTCTCTCTTTACCATTCCCATTATCCTTTTATGGGGTAAACCCCTCGTCGCGTACGCAAATGATGACCAACTCCACTGGCTCATCTGGGCCTGTTTCGCCtcaaccatcatcaaccgaCTCTGCGAAGCCACACTGTTCTCACCAGCAGGCTACCACACAGGCCAAAGAAACTCCCGATTCCAGCTCTGGATGGCCCCCTACATCGCCGTCTGCATGGTCCGCTCATTCATCCTCCCCAAATGGCTCGGAGGTCAAACCCAAGCCTTCAAACCAACCGGATCCCTCGCCTCAGCACTCAACGAGCGCGACCCCAAACTCACGAAGAACATGTTCGTGCGCCTGCGCGTTATGTTGCTGAACTACATGGTGTTCTTCCATCTCGCCTTCGTTTATGTCACTTTGATCGCAGTTATCGTCTCCTCATACCGCTGCTTCGCCATCGAAAACGGCGCCAGAGACGTCATCGTCTGCCTCATCACGCATGCCTTCTGGCCGCCtttcgctttcttcttcatctgcagcTCCATGTGGACGCCGATCGCCTATGCGATCAATCCCCCGATCATGCCCGATCGTGAGGATCTCCTCGTGCGCGATCAGAAGACTGGTGTTGCTCATCCCACGGAGGAGAGTAAGCGCATCGCGTTCGGTGGTCAGGCTGTTTGGTTCGAGTTCGAGTATTCGGCTGCTACTATCGCTACCGTTTTGGTCTTTGCatactctttcttcttttag
- a CDS encoding putative filamentation protein (Rhf1) (predicted protein), whose amino-acid sequence MAVNSDKGRRYIAALDNARCQNKWDEIPELIRKVTKHAPQKTCNSLSYSIGCLLEVASAEYQIAVHSPQRPSSAQSSSASSSSALPELIPHLLSTVERADGPPQDIFQAQVCLGWVHWTLNEPGLAVARLPDDFDETVHKLTSTGEELSPWTKVCIAKACYLKGTYLKFWAFFHFLTGLGAGQHKVSGSADALDILQSLTSWLSSHNELSSDSSQFLHWSEQLASESALVASMEALKTIPVADEALVKTALRLLRLWSAHPHVKQGALPHVDGFDVCTPKYLTWKSYYDLLSATLQHDLAYVPPASGPERQQLAAEIRRVESMYESSLLRETKFPTAYAGSTQIEDWVEQVITNWEILCGPQWTDEDLGEGGQNAVGRNVLDILYRAATKTYHSHLILRRLFHVHSSLADFDLALKALDSYIEIVVGAKERAEKSAQYGELENDGTLLRTLSEGVTMLCCFGSAKEAEKARELTTLMKKFINKHVQEIEGDDEEQVKLLISSDTSSTRSQAVSPTDIAAAYRGVGIGLAAWANWTPVNEERDNIRSEAIDNLEKSTAPELEDETNYSSLYTLALLLAEDRDLDSAIDCVKTALTAKTNPGTVQGYFTRERDLVPLWHLLALLLSAKHDFDIAERSCEAAFEQFPAAVTSLAHHERRPQKQQQAIQDQANGAGLQRTLIEELRGREKERIIETRMTQLAFVELLEGPEAAVNHSEQLLGLFATLFGNLALEADDKKNSQTDNLRPPSSSAHTVKSLRGSIFGRHKGPRAPDRRAQSGSDFKTDENNPSLVPNESDQAPTIQVTHEDKHVGHENPQDSRKLRKRSSTLKKGDNAPDPNHKSHINGHGSVTNGVGSVEQPNGGEDQSPDMVAAAMSANKEQSGKQPLRPVAHNMSHTQQPPPIGHAKQPPEQDVRLPTSYGFDSPTKAVTKFPLAQAQKHALCILVKIWLLVAGLYRRAALFDDAFEACEEAAKHVSRVEALCATQDSSARSFRERGWGVPKSADELWADLLAEQAFLSNAQSHPHKAMDKFEQALMRDPDHPKATIGLANLLLDIWDQKMPLLPPEPEIELDMSMLTLASPEKQNSAARKADNKATNGQSSAETPDSQHNQVPHAIQNVEPKLLNRIAARDRAYGLLSALTKRGSSWDNSEAWYTLSRAYEAEGNTKKLKEVLWWCVELEDRRPIRHWSNLGSGVYVL is encoded by the exons ATGGCTGTAA ATTCTGATAAGGGGCGTCGCTATATTGCTGCCTTGGACAACGCCCGTTGTCAGAATAAGTGGGATGAGATTCCCGAACTCATTCGCAAAGTGACCAAGCATGCACCTCAAAAGACTTGTAATAGCCTCTCTTACTCTATCGGGT GCCTGTTAGAGGTAGCCTCCGCTGAATACCAGATCGCCGTACACTCCCCGCAACGGCCATCTTCTGCTCAatcttcctccgcttcctcgtcctcggcTTTGCCAGAACTTATTCCCCACCTTTTGTCTACCGTCGAAAGGGCAGATGGCCCTCCACAAGATATTTTTCAAGCTCAAGTTTGCCTAGGATGGGTACACTGGACACTCAATGAACCGGGTTTGGCAGTAGCTCGTCTCCCGGACGACTTCGATGAGACAGTTCATAAGCTCACGAGCACTGGAGAGGAACTTTCGCCATGGACTAAAGTATGCATTGCCAAGGCATGCTATCTCAAAGGTACCTATCTTAAGTTTTGGGcatttttccattttctaACGGGGTTAGGTGCCGGACAACACAAAGTATCCGGGTCCGCCGACGCGCTGGACATACTGCAGTCGCTTACTTCATGGTTGAGTAGTCACAATGAGCTGTCCTCAGATAGCTCCCAATTTTTACACTGGTCCGAGCAACTCGCATCTGAAAGCGCACTGGTCGCTAGCATGGAGGCTCTCAAGACTATTCCCGTGGCTGATGAAGCCCTGGTGAAGACCGCGTTGAGACTTCTTCGGCTATGGTCTGCTCACCCACATGTTAAACAAGGAGCTTTGCCTCATGTCGACGGCTTCGACGTATGTACACCAAAGTATTTAACATGGAAGTCATACTACGACCTCTTGTCAGCCACCTTACAACACGATTTAGCTTACGTGCCGCCGGCAAGCGGACCAGAACGCCAGCAGCTTGCTGCTGAAATACGGCGCGTGGAGTCGATGTACGAGAGTAGTCTTCTCCGTGAAACGAAATTCCCCACGGCATATGCCGGAAGCACACAGATTGAGGACTGGGTGGAGCAAGTAATCACGAACTGGGAAATACTCTGCGGGCCTCAATGGACTGACGAAgaccttggagaaggaggccaaaATGCAGTAGGCAGGAATGTCCTTGAT ATCCTGTATCGTGCAGCTACCAAAACATACCATTCTCATTTGATACTCCGGCGCTTGTTTCACGTTCACTCATCATTGGCAGATTTTGACCTCGCTCTAAAGGCTCTTGATTCGTATATCGAGATTGTCGTAGGCGCGAAAGAAAGAGCAGAAAAGTCGGCACAGTATGGAGAATTGGAAAATGATGGCACTTTATTGCGAACCCTCTCCGAAGGGGTCACTATGCTGTGTTGTTTCGGCTCAGCaaaagaagccgagaaagCCAGGGAGTTGACGACTCTCATGAAAAAGTTCATAAACAAACATGTCCAAGAAATTGAGGGCGACGACGAGGAGCAAGTAAAGCTTCTGATCTCGTCTGATACAAGCTCAACTCGCTCTCAGGCAGTATCTCCCACTGACATTGCTGCGGCTTATAGAGGTGTTGGTATAGGTCTTGCGGCCTGGGCTAACTGGACACCGGTGAATGAAGAACGTGACAATATACGGTCCGAGGCCATTGATAATCTAGAAAAGAGTACTGCACCAGAACTAGAAGACGAGACCAACTATTCATCTCTATATACGCTTGCTCTACTTCTCGCAGAAGATCGAGATCTGGATAGTGCGATCGATTGCGTCAAGACAGCGTTGACAGCGAAGACAAACCCAGGCACCGTTCAGGGGTATTTTACACGGGAGCGAGACCTTGTCCCACTATGGCATCTGCTTGCCCTTTTACTAAGCGCAAAGcatgattttgatattgctgAGCGCTCTTGCGAGGCTGCATTCGAGCAGTTCCCCGCCGCGGTCACGTCTCTAGCCCACCACGAGAGAAGGCCACAAAAGCAACAGCAGGCCATCCAAGACCAGGCGAATGGCGCTGGGTTACAGCGTACCTTGATCGAGGAACTTCGAGGCCGTGAGAAAGAACGTATAATCGAGACGCGTATGACTCAGTTGGCGTTTGTTGAACTCCTGGAGGGCCCAGAAGCTGCTGTTAATCACAGCGAACAACTACTGGGACTATTTGCAACTCTATTCGGCAACTTGGCCCTTGAAGCTGACGATAAGAAAAATTCCCAGACAGACAACCTCAGGCCCCCATCGAGCTCCGCTCATACTGTGAAAAGTCTCCGCGGCAGTATATTTGGGAGGCATAAGGGACCGCGCGCACCAGACCGGCGAGCGCAATCCGGATCCGACTTCAAGACAGATGAAAATAATCCTTCGCTAGTACCGAATGAGTCGGACCAGGCGCCAACCATTCAGGTCACGCACGAGGATAAACACGTTGGCCACGAGAACCCCCAAGACTCGCGGAAACTGCGGAAACGCAGTAGTACCCTTAAAAAGGGTGACAATGCACCTGACCCAAACCATAAAAGTCACATAAATGGCCATGGGTCTGTCACAAACGGGGTGGGAAGTGTAGAGCAACCGAATGGGGGAGAGGATCAATCCCCAGATATGGTTGCGGCGGCAATGTCTGCCAACAAGGAACAAAGTGGAAAGCAGCCCCTGCGACCTGTTGCTCATAACATGAGCCATACGCAGCAGCCACCCCCCATAGGCCACGCGAAGCAGCCGCCTGAACAGGATGTTCGTCTGCCAACATCATATGGGTTTGATTCTCCGACTAAAGCGGTGACTAAGTTCCCGCTTGCCCAGGCCCAAAAGCATGCCCTCTGTATCCTCGTCAAAATATGGCTCCTCGTTGCTGGGCTGTATCGGCGAGCAGCGTTGTTTGACGATGCGTTTGAAGCGTGTGAGGAAGCTGCCAAGCATGTTTCGCGAGTCGAAGCCCTTTGCGCAACGCAAGACTCCTCTGCTAGGTCATTCAGAGAGCGTGGCTGGGGTGTTCCGAAGAGTGCCGACGAACTTTGGGCCGACCTCCTCGCTGAACAGGCCTTCTTGTCGAATGCTCAGTCACACCCTCACAAAGCAATGGACAAGTTCGAACAAGCATTAATGCGCGATCCTGATCATCCCAAAGCCACCATTGGCCTGGcaaaccttctccttgatatttGGGATCAGAAGATGCCACTGCTGCCACCAGAGCCTGAGATTGAGCTTGATATGTCGATGCTAACGTTAGCGTCGCCCGAGAAGCAAAATTCAGCAGCGAGAAAAGCCGACAACAAGGCTACAAATGGACAATCATCCGCTGAAACACCGGACTCCCAGCACAATCAAGTGCCACATGCTATCCAGAACGTGGAACCTAAACTTCTCAATCGCATCGCCGCTCGTGACCGAGCTTACGGTCTGCTTTCGGCCCTGACCAAACGCGGCAGTTCTTGGGACAATTCTGAAGCTTGGTATACACTCTCCAGAGCGTACGAAGCCGAGGGAAATACTAAGAAATTGAAGGAGGTGTTGTGGTGGTGCGTTGAGCTCGAGGACCGACGGCCAATCCGGCACTGGTCTAACCTCGGTTCTGGTGTATATGTTCTATAA